In Acidobacteriota bacterium, the sequence TATCTGAATACAGACACTTTCGTCCTGGCTGGAGAACCCACTTTGGAAACCGCGCCTTCAAAGTTTACAAAACTGGATGGCAACAAAATCCACTACAAAGAGTTCGGCAAGGGCAAAACAGCACTGGTTTTTGTGCATGGATGGACGTGCAACCTCAACTTTTGGAAGTACCAGGTTCCGGCGGTTACCAAGGATGCGCATTTGATCGCGATTGACCTTCCGGGGCATGGCCAGAGCGACAAACCAGAGTTATCAATATATTCAATGGCGTTTTTTGCCAAAGCCGTCAATGCAGTTTTAACCGAAGCCAAAGTTGAACACGCCGTGCTGATCGGGCACAGTATGGGCACACCGGTCATCCGTGAGTACTATCGCCTGTTTCCAAAGAAAGTGACGGCGCTGGTTGTGGTTGACGGTAAGCTGCGACCGTTTTTCACCGATCAAGCCAAAATAGATCAGTTTATCAGCCTGTTTGAAAAACCAGACTACACGGAGGTTATGGGCCAAATGATCAACGGGATGTTTCCAAATCCAGCTCAGACCACATTGCGCGATG encodes:
- a CDS encoding alpha/beta hydrolase; this translates as MLKKISLLIGLIACIYLNTDTFVLAGEPTLETAPSKFTKLDGNKIHYKEFGKGKTALVFVHGWTCNLNFWKYQVPAVTKDAHLIAIDLPGHGQSDKPELSIYSMAFFAKAVNAVLTEAKVEHAVLIGHSMGTPVIREYYRLFPKKVTALVVVDGKLRPFFTDQAKIDQFISLFEKPDYTEVMGQMINGMFPNPAQTTLRDEVKAQMLAAPQFVVVGAMKGMLDQSIWKDDKIDVPVLHILSKSPMWTADYEKYVWTIAPKTEYTQMDGVGHFLMMEKPDEFNRILHDFLKKNGVVKK